From one Babesia bovis T2Bo chromosome 3, whole genome shotgun sequence genomic stretch:
- a CDS encoding Nucleotidyltransferase domain family protein: protein MDTSDAPFGSSDHAAMDEEGIVPRLSAEDLERLSAYCGPEVYSMVEDEMRLKIIERNNAMREAIKDPAKNKKTSRSTIGKTEEFIKVKRTIHKHDGPVTSHIENKEKCLRDILGLGQFYKAAKQARVPFKVMLDVELIKMLEWLAPSEEERAAKETVLLQLEMVVTALFPKAQMHVFGSYVTGLSLPGGDIDVCIKSEGDDIAMLRLLAYALSRLGLLHSFECVFNTGVPVIKAINRNTGVKLDISIWQAEAINTTNFVKAKCKQYKYLQPLVLLIKLFLQLRNLNDTYIGGIGSYLLYCMVLSFLQLHDATCRKNVDSHNTLANMFIDFFYYWGFIRDYDQFVTTVRGFGHVYPRTLFKTSTQSAMLACESPLDPSIDIGRHAFNMRCACSAFQQAFFILRDKETVLDSRHRDDFRFERSNESILEALYDTSHPVFQHRVQSVDQLPLSCRFQYQNYPNSKDSLIDACKQLIEVTERNQEGGVFNPQKNLMEVISQKEEESPSDSTLKDVPFSIISEAITNEFYSND from the exons ATGGATACTTCTGACGCGCCATTCGGCAGTTCCGATCATGCGGCGATGGATGAAGAAGGTATCGTGCCGAGGCTTAGTGCCGAAGACCTGGAACGCTTATCGGCATATTGCGGCCCTGAGGTGTACTCTATGGTAGAAGATGAAATGCGGCTTAAGATTATAGAGCGCAATAATGCCATGAGA GAAGCAATAAAGGACCCGGcgaaaaacaaaaaaaCAAGCAGATCGACAATCGGAAAGACTGAGGAATTTATAAAGGTCAAAAGGACTATCCATAAACATGACGGCCCAGTAACATCGCATATAG AGAACAAAGAAAAGTGCCTGCGTGACATATTGGGATTAGGCCAGTTTTACAAGGCCGCTAAACAAGCAAGGGTTCCATTTAAAGTCATGCTAGATGTAGAGCTTATTAAAATGTTAGAATGGCTCGCTCCAAGTGAAGAGGAACGTGCTGCCAAGGAAACT GTACTGCTTCAGCTGGAAATGGTGGTTACAGCTTTATTTCCGAAGGCACAAATGCACGTATTCGGTTCTT ATGTAACTGGACTCTCGTTGCCAGGAGGTGACATTGATGTATGTATTAAATCTGAAGGCGATGATATAGCCATGCTACGTCTTTTAGCATATGCATTGAGCAGACTCGGTCTGTTGCATTCCTTTGAGTGTGTTTTCAACACCGGGGTGCCTGTAATTAAAGCTATAAATAGAAACACAG GCGTCAAActagatatatccatttggCAAGCTGAAGCCATCAATACAACTAATTTTGTGAAGGCTAAG TGCAAGCAATATAAGTACCTACAGCCTCTTGTATTGCTGATCAAACTGTTCCTTCAGCTAAGGAATCTAAATGATACATACATTGGGGGCATAGGATCATACCTTCTTTACTGTATGGTTCTCAGTTTTCTACAACTTCACGATGCCACTTGCCGTAAAAACGTTGACTCTCACAATACACTTGCCAATATGTTCATTGACTTCTTTTACTACTGGGGGTTTATTAGGGATTATGACCAATTCGTGACCACGGTAAGGGGTTTTGGTCATGTATATCCAAGGACCCTTTTCAAGACATCAACTCAATCAGCCATGTTGGCCTGCGAAAGTCCTCTAGACCCCTCCATAGATATTGGTAGGCACGCATTCAACATGAGATGTGCGTGCTCGGCGTTTCAGCAAGCATTTTTTATCCTCAGGGACAAGGAAACAGTCTTGGATTCACGCCATAGAGACGATTTCAGATTTGAACGAAGTAACGAAAGCATACTTGAGGCTCTATACGACACTTCCCACCCGGTATTTCAGCATCGCGTGCAAAGTGTCGATCAATTGCCTCTGTCATGCAGATTTCAATACCAAAATTATCCGAACTCTAAAGACTCGCTAATTGATGCTTGTAAGCAACTGATAGAGGTAACTGAACGGAACCAGGAAGGTGGTGTATTCAACCCACAGAAAAATCTCATGGAGGtcatatcgcaaaaggAGGAGGAGTCACCGAGTGACAGTACACTAAAAGACGTGCCATTCTCCATTATTTCAGAAGCTATCACCAATGAATTCTATAGCAACGACTGA
- a CDS encoding Chaperonin 10 Kd subunit family protein, with the protein MWKVLQILLISHAACTLAYRDAKNTHVQQKTGFILHPSTGNTTQGDLKRITSRQAESLSSSNEPLPYTNGFVPKINPADIKYLGHPLDGELKPANNYVLIAKTNAHEYSAGGVYIGSKPNKEFAGRVIATGPGKMLEETGAIIPMSVKVGDIVLYDPPVEQPVITYKKQDCVMITEDQIYARVECNEGDVKPLSADDIRPLSDRLLVKVIDSPKKTQSGLVLARSNELGGTIFRATIVAVGPGSYTKDGKLLPVDNFKRGDVVLFSDSAADGGEFNLNRTQHAFVRRSAIVAKV; encoded by the exons ATGTGGAAGGTATTGCAAATATTGCTAATATCTCATGCGGCGTGCACCCTTGCCTACAGGGATGCTAAAAACACACATGTGCAACAAAAGACCGGTTTCATACTGCATCCATCTACAGGAAATACTACACAAGGTGATTTAAAACGTATAACAAGCCGTCAAGCGGAATCTTTGTCTTCTTCTAATGAGCCTCTGCCATATACCAATG GATTCGTACCTAAGATTAATCCAGCTGACATTAAATACCTGGGACACCCACTTGACGGTGAATTGAAACCAGCAAATAACTATGTGCTTATCGCCAAAACCAACGCACATGAGTACTCTGCTGGCGGTGTCTACATCGGTTCTAAG CCTAACAAGGAATTTGCTGGTAGGGTTATAGCCACGGGACCTGGGAAGATGCTCGAAGAAACTGG GGCCATCATACCAATGTCAGTCAAAGTGGGAGATATCGTACTATACGACCCTCCAGTTGAGCAACCTGTG ATCACTTACAAGAAGCAGGATTGTGTAATGATCACTGAAGACCAGATATACGCACGTGTTGAATGCAACGAAGGTGATGTGAAGCCTCTTTCAGCAGATGATATAAGGCCATTGTCAGACCG CCTGCTGGTAAAGGTAATCGACAGCCCAAAGAAGACGCAAAGTGGCCTGGTACTTGCACGAAGTAATGAACTCGGAGGTACCATATTCCGCGCCACTATTGTCGCTGTGGGACCAGGGTCATACACAAAGGATGGCAAACTGCTGCCAGTTGATAACTTTAAACGTGGCGATGTTGTGCTTTTCTCAGACTCTGCAGCTGATGGCGGAGAGTTCAACCTTAACAGGACACAGCACGCATTTGTTCGCAGAAGCGCAATCGTTGCGAAGGTGTAA
- a CDS encoding isoleucine-tRNA ligase yields the protein MFRVSLRVTHLFKAHIKYILEDIGCGRYTIGRPLRYTANLLTHGSLGTRRNKMSASVDASGTFSPVDDKVDFPKEEEYVLKYWQEIDAFHTANKLAAGRPKFNFYDGPPFATGLPHYGHILAGTIKDVVTRYAYQTGHDVERRFGWDCHGLPIEYEIDKTNNIKHLSDVLEMGISVYNEKCRDIVMRYSSEWRTIVARTGRWIDFDNDYKTLNTNYMETLWWIFKQLYSKNLVYRGFQVMPYSMACTTPVSNFEANLNYKDVTDPAVYVAFHCIDEQLDMVAWTTTPWTLPSNIALIVNPDFVYVVLHHEQRGANYVVAECRMEPFCNETRFVLDKDIRVSRKIQGSELIGKRYEPLFDYYRSEPGFSDEQRAHSYVVVGDSMVTADAGSGIVHCAPYYGEEDMKVCKRHGILRGALPDLVDESGNFRSHLADIGGMYIKDADNVIKKLLKERSSLVHAGSVVHSYPFCWRSDTPLIYRAVSCWFIKVEDYREDILRCVEQTRWVPSFVKDKRFRNWIADARDWCVSRNRFWGTPIPLWVSEDYSQVVCIGSIEELERLSGKRVTDLHRHYVDEIEIPDPRGPEYKPLRRIPEIFDCWYESGSMPYAKMHYPFENKELFTEIFPADFVAEGLDQTRGWFYTLMVISTHLFNAPAFRNIIVNGLVLASDGKKMSKRLRNFADPVEVINQYGADSVRLYLISSPVVRAEPLRFVTEGVRGILKDVILPWFHAYRFLVQEASRYEMVTGNRFIPSTEITMNSYCVMDLWLHSITQDLIANVHSEMKAYKLYNVLPHLLEFLEQLTNWYIRINRERMRGTFGEDDSFVALCSLYNSLDAFTRLMSMFAPFTSEMIYSNLKRASTSPSASVHFVMLPQASGSVDEDITRKVHIMQQVILLGRTVRERRRVSLKTPIAAIKVIHEDERVLEAVRELETWVKDELNVMNIEYSMDVSCISCQIAPNFKVLGSRLGTSMKQVGAAIKGMSQDDIAKFESNGSVDIMGHHITLDDVFITRLIDTSALSNPNVDGDSNREVAVLLDFTSDESLQWMAYGREVCNRVQKLRKELRLSVNDKVNIYVQLASDECFDKFSAQSDYLSKTLRHAISITRNIPTGGNVHTASFEVGEHSFTIALELC from the exons ATGTTCCGCGTCTCGTTGCGCGTTACACATCTGTTCAAAgcacatataaaatacattTTAGAGGATATTGGATGTGGAAGGTATACGATTGGACGTCCATTGCGTTACACCGCTAACTTACTAACGCATGGTTCACTGGGCACTAGACGTAACAAAATGTCGGCATCTGTTGATGCCAGTGGCACCTTTAGTCCAG TTGACGACAAGGTTGACTTTCCTAAGGAGGAGGAGTATGTGCTGAAATATTGGCAGGAAATTGATGCTTTTCATACTGCCAATAAGTTGGCAGCTGGCAGACCAAAGTTTAACTTTTACGATGGGCCTCCTTTCGCAACTGGACTCCCACATTACGGTCATATACTAGCTGGTACTATTAAG GATGTCGTCACACGTTATGCATACCAGACTGGACATGATGTCGAAAGGCGTTTTGGTTGGGATTGCCATGGTCTCCCTATTGAATATGAGATCGACAAGACCAATAATATCAAACACCTGAGTGATGTCCTTGAGATGGGCATCAGTGTCTATAATGAAAAGTGCCG TGATATTGTCATGCGGTATTCCTCTGAATGGCGGACTATAGTTGCCAGGACTGGCCGTTGGATCGATTTTGACAACGACTACAAAACGTTGAACACCAACTATATGGAGACTCTATGGTGGATATTTAAACAACTCTATAGCAAAAACCTTGTTTACAGGGGATTCCAGGTAATGCCGTATTCTATGGCCTGCACTACACCGGTATCTAATTTCGAGGCTAATTTGAATTACAAAGACGTTACTGACCCAGCGGTATATGTGGCGTTCCATTGTATCGACGAGCAGCTTGACATGGTTGCATGGACAACTACTCCATGGACACTGCCTTCAAATATCGCCCTTATTGTGAACCCCGATTTTGTGTACGTTGTGCTACACCATGAACAACGTGGCGCCAACTATGTAGTTGCCGAGTGCCGAATGGAACCATTTTGCAACGAAACTCGCTTTGTTTTGGATAAGGATATCCGGGTATCACGTAAAATCCAGGGATCAGAGCTGATTGGTAAACGTTATGAGCCGCTTTTTGACTATTACAGATCGGAGCCTGGATTTAGTGATGAGCAGCGTGCTCATTcatatgttgttgttgGCGACTCCATGGTAACAGCTGATGCTGGTAGTGGTATTGTTCACTGTGCACCTTACTATGGTGAAGAAGATATGAAGGTTTGCAAACGTCACGGAATCCTACGCGGTGCGCTACCAGATTTGGTTGACGAGAGTGGCAATTTCAGGTCACACCTGGCGGACATTGGTGGTATGTACATCAAGGACGCTGACAACGTGATTAAAAAGCTTCTAAAAGAACGATCTAGTTTGGTACACGCAGGCAGCGTGGTACATTCATATCCGTTTTGTTGGAGAAGTGACACTCCCCTAATATACCGTGCAGTTAGCTGTTGGTTCATCAAGGTCGAGGACTATCGCGAGGACATCTTGCGTTGCGTTGAACAGACTCGATGGGTACCTAGCTTCGTGAAGGATAAAAGATTTCGTAACTGGATCGCTGATGCTCGTGACTGGTGCGTCAGCCGCAACCGTTTTTGGGGTACTCCAATACCACTCTGGGTAAGTGAAGATTATTCCCAGGTTGTTTGTATCGGAAGCATTGAGGAATTGGAACGTCTCTCTGGTAAGAGGGTGACTGATCTACATAGACACTACGTCGATGAGATTGAGATTCCTGACCCTCGAGGGCctgaatataaaccattGCGGAGGATACCTGAAATTTTTGACTGCTGGTATGAAAGCGGGTCCATGCCATACGCAAAGATGCACTACCCTTTTGAGAACAAGGAGCTGTTTACGGAGATATTCCCCGCTGACTTTGTAGCTGAGGGTTTGGACCAGACACGTGGATGGTTCTACACTCTTATGGTTATCTCAACTCACCTATTCAACGCCCCGGCATTCCGCAATATTATTGTAAACGGACTTGTCCTTGCAAGTGATGGGAAAAAGATGTCTAAACGATTAAGAAACTTTGCTGATCCAGTTGAAGTTATTAACCAGTATGGTGCAGATAGTGTCCGCCTATACTTAATATCATCCCCCGTTGTCCGTGCTGAACCCCTACGCTTCGTTACAGAGGGTGTTCGTGGTATCCTAAAGGATGTGATACTGCCATGGTTCCACGCGTATCGATTTTTGGTGCAGGAGGCCTCTAGATACGAGATGGTAACAGGCAATCGATTTATTCCCAGTACCGAGATTACAATGAATTCATATTGCGTCATGGATCTATGGCTACATTCCATAACGCAGGATCTAATCGCCAATGTGCATAGCGAGATGAAGGCATACAAACTCTACAATGTACTTCCTCACCTATTGGAGTTCCTTGAGCAGCTTACTAACTGGTACATTCGTATTAATCGTGAACGTATGCGTGGCACATTTGGAGAGGATGACTCCTTTGTTGCATTATGTTCCCTTTATAACTCCTTGGATGCATTCACACGGTTGATGAGCATGTTTGCCCCCTTTACATCTGAGATGATATATTCTAATCTCAAGCGCGCTTCCACGTCTCCAAGTGCTAGCGTGCACTTTGTGATGTTGCCTCAGGCCAGCGGGTCGGTCGACGAAGATATTACGCGCAAGGTTCATATAATGCAGCAAGTAATCCTCCTTGGACGTACAGTACGTGAAAGAAGGCGTGTCTCACTCAAGACACCAATTGCCGCCATCAAGGTGATCCATGAGGACGAACGTGTCCTGGAAGCGGTACGCGAATTGGAAACGTGGGTGAAGGACGAGCTCAACGTGATGAATATTGAGTATTCCATGGATGTTTCTTGCATCAGTTGCCAGATTGCCCCTAACTTCAAGGTGCTGGGATCACGTCTTGGCACTAGCATGAAACAAGTTGGAGCTGCGATAAAGGGTATGTCCCAGGATGACATAGCCAAATTTGAGTCAAATGGCTCCGTCGATATAATGGGTCACCACATAACATTGGATGATGTTTTCATCACACGGCTCATTGACACCAGTGCCTTGTCAAACCCCAACGTGGACGGTGATTCTAACCGGGAGGTGGCTGTGCTTCTAGACTTTACAAGTGATGAGTCGTTACAGTGGATGGCATATGGGCGTGAAGTATGTAACAGAGTGCAAAAGTTGCGAAAGGAGCTGAGGCTATCAGTAAACGACAAAGTAAACATATATGTGCAACTTGCCAGCGATGAATGCTTTGATAAGTTCTCTGCACAGAGCGACTACTTGTCTAAAACATTGAGACACGCCATTTCAATAACACGCAACATACCAACAGGTGGAAATGTACACACGGCATCTTTTGAAGTAGGAGAGCACAGCTTCACTATTGCATTAGAGTTGTGCTAA
- a CDS encoding translation initiation factor 3 family protein encodes MMDFSVNKYSRVTPVRSPVMAPAVAPSLGSSVAPGDSASTNKPTSTFRDTYVEIDSLALIKALKHCKDNYPVPVNGQLLGLDVGDKLEVTNCLPYPQKRDIYNSLNRDSNTTNLTEKELEERADDEFVKYQDKMIDLLHDIRVDCFAIGWYQTLHFGDVQSKEVIDNLVIYQEAVDKAIMLGFDPMSSTGEISFKAYRASDQLLELYHSSNGDITNFNSLKGTQILVEVPIVVKNSILSECFLSQYVFDNPAQNVSVFDILDADHNKYLAHNLEFISHSLEALSDNQEKFFRYQRELAKLTHQHKQLVERRRLENEQGRLKGEPILPMPELDLSSLKKVEKPSQLSTIVMSNECTTHTKDVSALCFDNIAKMSLLFHRLSTNSEHR; translated from the coding sequence ATGATGGATTTTTCGGTTAACAAATATTCTCGTGTAACTCCCGTGAGGAGCCCAGTTATGGCTCCTGCAGTTGCTCCATCCCTGGGTAGTTCCGTGGCCCCTGGCGATTCCGCCTCCACGAACAAACCGACGTCAACCTTTAGGGACACATACGTGGAAATTGACAGTTTGGCTCTGATAAAGGCTCTCAAACACTGTAAGGACAACTATCCGGTGCCAGTCAATGGTCAACTGCTGGGTCTCGATGTGGGCGACAAGCTAGAAGTAACTAATTGCTTGCCATATCCGCAAAAGcgtgatatatacaattcaTTGAACAGGGACAGTAACACTACCAACTTGACCGAAAAGGAGTTGGAAGAGAGAGCCGATGACGAGTTCGTGAAGTATCAGGACAAGATGATCGACCTTTTGCACGATATCCGTGTGGATTGTTTTGCTATAGGATGGTACCAGACTCTACATTTTGGTGACGTGCAGTCTAAAGAGGTCATTGATAACTTGGTAATATACCAGGAGGCAGTTGACAAAGCTATTATGTTAGGTTTTGATCCAATGTCAAGCACCGGTGAAATATCGTTCAAGGCTTACCGTGCGTCTGATCAGCTTCTTGAGCTGTATCATAGTTCAAATGGTGATATAACAAATTTTAACAGTTTGAAGGGTACCCAGATTCTTGTGGAGGTACCTATTGTTGTCAAGAACTCTATTCTATCTGAGTGTTTCCTCAGTCAGTATGTATTTGATAACCCTGCTCAAAACGTATCTGTTTttgacattttggatgCTGATCACAACAAATATTTAGCCCACAACTTGGAATTCATTTCACATTCATTAGAGGCTCTGTCTGATAATCAGGAGAAGTTCTTCCGTTATCAGCGTGAGCTGGCCAAGTTGACCCATCAGCACAAACAATTGGTGGAGCGCCGTCGTTTAGAGAATGAGCAAGGCAGGCTTAAGGGCGAACCTATTTTACCAATGCCCGAGCTCGACCTCAGTTCCCTCAAGAAAGTTGAGAAGCCATCGCAGCTGTCTACTATCGTCATGAGTAACGAGTGTACAACTCACACAAAGGACGTGAGTGCACTTTGCTTTGACAACATCGCAAAGATGTCGCTATTATTCCACCGTTTATCTACCAACTCTGAACACAGATAA